The genomic DNA GTCGGCGCGGTAGAGGTGGCTCGGGTCGAAGTTCAGCCCCAGCGCCGGGTGGTCCACCTCGGCGGTGAGCCGCAGCGCGGTCGCCGCGTCGAAGATGGCCTGCCCCACGTGTGGCTTCACCGCGAGCCGGCAGCCGTGGTCGCGGGCGACGTCGGCCAGCCGGACGACGTTCGCGATCGCCTCCTTGGTGGACTCCTCGTCGCCTGACTTCCCGCCCGACCCGACGTTGACGATGTCGATGCCGATGGCGGCTGCGAGCTCGCAGACCCGGGCCAGGCGTTCGGGGTCGGTGGTGGCGGCCTCGACGGCGGTGGCGATGAGCCCGGCCGCCTCGACTCGCTTCCCGACCTCCTCCGCGCCGCGGGTGCCCTGGTCGACGGAGAGGTGCTCGCACATGCCCTTGATCGCGGC from Actinopolymorpha sp. NPDC004070 includes the following:
- a CDS encoding sugar phosphate isomerase/epimerase, whose translation is MKLGCNTVLFAGFDVQEALDQIAFAGYEYVELAAIKGMCEHLSVDQGTRGAEEVGKRVEAAGLIATAVEAATTDPERLARVCELAAAIGIDIVNVGSGGKSGDEESTKEAIANVVRLADVARDHGCRLAVKPHVGQAIFDAATALRLTAEVDHPALGLNFDPSHLYRADEDPDDVARQWGPRIITSHFRDCASRERQVGPPPTQVPGRGTVDIPATLRALKDVGYAGPLNLEVIGAASYTLPQATSIAAETRGYLNRCLQELG